The Gasterosteus aculeatus chromosome 18, fGasAcu3.hap1.1, whole genome shotgun sequence genome segment CGTCTCTCCGTTATTCCCACTCAAAGGCGGCCGAGATGAGACGTTCAAGTCCgtcacaatcttttttttttacttatggtcctttgaaaaaaaaaaaaacgcacggGTGTGTCCGCCGGGTTTCGTTATGAGGCCGTCGTTCCACACAACCTCGTCGTGTTCAGCATCTCCTTCAAGTCGTTTTCCGGCTTACCTGCCACCATGAAGGGCCACGTCTGCGGGGGGGACACAATCAGTCAGTACCCACTGGAATGCTAATGCGTCAAGCAGTCAAAACCATGTTAAGCAAAAGATAAGGTCAATTATGTGACGAACAATCACCTTCAGGATGAACATAATGGATTCCAGGCAGGAATGGATAGCGCCAGATGTTTATGCATTGCATTAAGAATGGTATAACCCATTTAAATGCATCTTATGTTTGTTTGGTCCCATATGTCATTTCAAAGGGGTCTTTTTAAAAGGTGGTCTTCTAGGCTGTGATATTTGATATTgcagaattaaaataaaaactatatttTAATTAAGTCATTTAAGGTCCAGTGTTACTGCAGCTGGTATTTTAATTCGCAATATACTTCGGATTCCTGGTCATACAGTCAGTATACATATCAATTGTTTTCCCCTCTCATGCACCTGCTTCACTAAACTATCACCGTGGTTCGTAGTCAGGAGTCTGTTGGAATCCTCATAAATCTAAGTCTCATGGAACATTATGAAGACACACGATCATaagtatttaaaacaaaaatccgattCATCTAAACGTCACTCAAACTTCCATCTgggtcccccacccctcccacacTTTAACCCTCGTGCTCACCAGGTTAACGGGGTGGATATATCCGTTTTCATATTTGTCATTGGCCAATATCTGCCGGAGGTGCGCGATGTAACTGGACGCCAGGCGCAGTGTGTCCAGTTTGGAGAGCTTGGTGTCCGCCGGTACCCAGGGCAAGGTCGTCTTCAGGCGGGAGAATGCTTTGGACAGGACGCGCATCCTGGCTCTCTCCCGGGCGTTGGCCGCGTTTCTCTGTCCGTGCTTGCCCTCCTGCTGCGCCACACCCTTGGGTGCCGTTTTCCGGGACGCTGTCTTCCGTTTCTTGCCCGGCGCGTCGTTTGCGCCGGCGCCCTCGCAGTTGGAGCTCTCCTCCGTGCTGTCGTTGGAGTCTTTGCCGGAGGAGCCAAACTTAAGGATGCCGTCCAGGAGCTCGTCGTCGACATCGCTGAGAGACCCGGTGGACATGGTGAACTGTCTCCAACCGGAGCGGACTCAAAGCATGGGAGCAGGACGCCGAGGCTGGACAAGGACGGAACAGGGCAACCGAACACACGCCTTGGAGATGTGTTCATCAACGTGAAgaaagtgggagggggggggggacaggaacGGACTTTATATCTTCATGTGGCCAGAGAGGGCGTTACCTCATGCTGGGAGGAGACACTGGTGCAGGTTGGTCCTCTAAGGGTTCCAGGACCCCAAGAGAGCCGACTAGTTTATTCCATTGTGCAGAAAAGTGCAGAAAGATGGTTAattaataatatttaataataataatatttaatattgcCTCGGTGGCCCATCTGACGTGGTTACCAATATTACTGAagtaatgcaaaacaaatagtTGGGGTGGTAATTCATTTTTGAAGTGGTGGCAATGTCCCTTTTTGATGCATCAGATAAAAATCACCATTGCAACCATTTCCCCCCAAACTTCGAGGGGGAACTTTAATTttattgatgttttattttcataatcttgAAATTGGAGGGAAACATCCCAAATGTGAATATCTTGTTTTCTGTtatcttaaaaaaaactgcCGCTGCTTCTTAATAAGTGGGGCATTTTCACTTTTACATTAATCATGAATCAATATGTTTAATTCTCAGAGAC includes the following:
- the tcf21 gene encoding transcription factor 21, whose translation is MSTGSLSDVDDELLDGILKFGSSGKDSNDSTEESSNCEGAGANDAPGKKRKTASRKTAPKGVAQQEGKHGQRNAANARERARMRVLSKAFSRLKTTLPWVPADTKLSKLDTLRLASSYIAHLRQILANDKYENGYIHPVNLTWPFMVAGKPENDLKEMLNTTRLCGTTAS